The Swingsia samuiensis genome contains the following window.
GCTTAATTGCTTGATAATATCCTAGCCAGCTAAACCCAAAAAGGATGCCTAAGGCAGAGAATATTAAAATACAGGCACATAGACCGATTGAGACAAGGCCATCAAAAGGATGGTGGAACCGAGAGAGTTGAACCCCAATAGGAGCTCCTAAAGCCATGCCGCCATAGGAGCAAATACCATTCCAAGAGATGGCTACGGAAGTATTTTTAGCGCCAACTTTTTCAATATTCCAGACGGTTACACTGGTAGCAGTCCAACTTTCTGCCCATCCCAAGAAAGGCCGACTAATACATAAAAGCGCAAGTGAGAGATAAGGAATATAAGTAAAAACCCCCGCCAAAGTGACGAGAATGCTTGAAATGGCACAGACTGTTAGCCCAACGATTACAATAGGTTTGGGACCAATATTATCGGTAAGGCGCCCAGCCGAAGGGCGGCCAGAGGCTGTTGCGACATATTGCAAGGCAAAGACACACCCTGCAACGGTAGCACTAAAGCCTAGAGTATTATGAACAAAAACAGTGAGAACGCCACTGAGAAGACCAATAATGATATAAACAATGAGATTAAAAAGAACTACGGGGAGAACGATGATATTGGGTGAAGTTTGAGATTTTTCTTCCATGATCCTCTCCGAGTTGCAGATATGTTTGTTGTCTGTAAACAAGTAACATGGCTTATGGTTCATGTGATACTTGTGTAGCCTTCTAAGACTAAAATCAGAATTGTAAAACGATTTTGATCGTTTGTGGCGCAGACATGTATGAGTTTTTCTCTGGATTAAAGAGATTTTAGATCAGGAAATAAAAGCATCTGGCTTTGTTGTTGATCCGACTCAGCGAGTGTTGGAATAAAATTGGATAGAGTTACCCCTAACAAACGCACTCCTTCCTGAAGAGGGAGAAGGGGTTGGAGTAAAGACTGGCACGTATCAGTAAGTATTGTCAGGGATGATATTGGCTTTAAAAGAGTATTTGCGCGCGTTATTTGTTTGAAATTAGTGTATTTTACTTTCAGTGTGATGGTACGAGCTGAAATATTCTTTTCGAGTGAAAGAAGCCAGAGCTTCTTTGTAAGGTCATGTAAAGCATTTATTGCATCATGATCTTGCTTTAAATCTGTCAGATACGTTTGTTCGGTTCCTAAAGATTTTCGTTCCCGGTGAGGGGTCACAGGTCTTTCATCAACCCCATGTGCAATATCGTGATAGAATTGTGCGGCTTTACCAAAATGGTGTTTTAATAAAGAAAAGTCTGTGTTTTTGAGGTCTTGTCCCGTCTGAATTCCTAAGGCCCGCATACGCTGGGCAGTTGCAGGACCAATTCCATGGAATTGATCGACCGTTAGATTAAGAACAAATTCAGGCCCCATGTGGGGGGGAATAACAAAGAGGCCGTCAGGTTTATTATAATCGGAGGCTAATTTAGCTAAAAATCGATTATATGAGACCCCGGCAGATGCCGTCAGGTTGGTTTGTTGCTTAATATCCTCCCGGATACTCTCGGCAATAAGAGTTGCAGAGCCGTAGGCGCCAAGGTGATCCGTAACATCTAAAAACGCTTCATCAAGAGAGAGGGGCTGTATAAGAGGCGTATACCGTGCGAAGATTTCATGGATCTGTTCTGAAACGGCACGATAAACGTGAAAGCGTGGAGGTGTAAAAATGAGTTTTGGGCAAAGCCGTTGAGCTTTTGTGGAAGGCATTGCGGAACGAACACCAAATTGGCGCGCTTCATAGCTAGCAGCGGCAACGACACCGCGTGCGGCACCACGTCCGACAGCGATCGGGCGCCCTCGGAAGGATGGATTATCGCGCTGTTCGACAGAAGCATAAAACGCATCCATGTCGATATGAACAATTCGGCGGCAATTCATTAAGCTATTGTGCGAGTTTAATAAGAACAAAACAAGATCGGAATTAAAACAATGAGCATTGAAGAAGAAAGAAAAAAAGCTGGTTTTACAACCGTTTCAACACGGATGGCGTATAGTAACCCGTGGACGGCCTTAAGAGAGGATGTGATTATCCATCCGAATGGTAAAAAAGGGCTTTATGGAATTGTGGAAAGAGGAGAGTTTGTCGTTATTCTCCCAATGCATGCCGATGGACGGATTACACTTATTCGACAGTTTCGTTACCCGGTAGGGGAGCGGTTGTGGGAATTGCCCATGGGTATGTGGGAAACCAAACCTGATGCAGATCCGATTGAGTTGGCTCTTGGAGAGTTACGCGAAGAGACGGGGTTACGTGCAGGTGAAATGATACATGTCGGAACAATGTATCAAGGAGCCGGGTATTCCAACCAGAAAGGGCATGTCTTTTTAGCAAAGAACCTGACGCGAGGGGAAAATGCGCTTGAAGAGACAGAGCAGGACATTACAACACACGACATGTCCTTAGCAGAGTTTGAGGCGCTGATCGAACAGGGCGAGATGAAATGTATGGTGTCTCTTGCGGCGTTTGGTTTAATCAGATCAAAAGGTTTGATCTGATTAAGGTTTAAATAACTTTATTTAGAAAAACGACATGGGACGCGCCACCTTCGACGAGGGTTTTAATGGCTTGGTTGAAGGTTTTCCCATGTTCTGTGCCCATGTGGGCTTTAAAAGCGGCTTCATCTTTGTAAGATTCTTCAACGTGGAACAAATTTTGATCGTTCTCGAGCGTATACACAACAAAACGTTCGCATCCGGGCTCAGCACGAACATCTGCAGCAAGTTTTGTTAGTAGTTCTTGAACCTTTGTGCGATGTTCAGGAAGAGCTTTCATTGTAGCATATAGGGATTTTGACATTTTCGATATCCAATTAAAAAAGATAGAATCTACATTTCATCAATGTTCCTATATGCTCGGCAGGGCAAGTAATTGCTTCGTGAAGGTGTGAATTGAATAAATCATTCCTGTCATATGAGGTCATCATTTAAGCCAATGGATAAAAATTATTCTTCATCCATTGGTGAGAAAATACGCGACGGATTGTATAATATTATTCCGTGGCGTGCTCTGTTGAGTGTAGTGGCCATGTTGATGATTGTTTCGGCTTTAGAGCGCCTGCCCGTTGTCCACAGAACGTTAGAAAACGCACCGCACTGGCATGAAAACCCACATGCTTATGCATGGTTTATGGTTTTTGCTGTGCCTTACTGTGCTTTTGGATTGCCGCGGCAAGCGTTGTGTATTGCGGCTGGTATGGCATTTGGTCTGTGGTCTGGTTTGAGCTTATGCTCATTAGCGTATGTGTTGGGTGCATTGTGTGCTTATGGATGGGCACGAGTATGTGCCCCGAAAAGGTTCAGAAAGAAAATATTGGATCGGTTGAATAAGAGTTATTCTTGGCTTGCTCGCATTTTACATCAAAAGCCTTTTCGAGCGGTTTTAACCTTGCGTCTTATGCCCATAGGTTCGGCTCTCTTGGTTTCTACCGCGGCAGGTTTGTTTGAATTGCCTATTCTTTCATTTGGTGTCGCAACTTTTTTGGGAGGTATTCCTCAGAACCTCGTTTTTTCCTTGATTGGTTCAGGGGTGCGCATTGGGCATATAGCGCAACTTGGACTGGCGGGATCTCTGTTTATTATATCCGGCATTTTAGGAGCCGTTCTATTACGCCGCGCTGAAGCGTAAATTAAAAAACGACGTGGTTAAAAGATCGTTTTTAAACGCAATGCCCTCTTTGTTAGTTATTGGTTACATGAGCGCAGAATAGCTCTGATAGCATATCGTAAGTGAGGATGAATGAGCAGACAAAGTGTGGCGTTTCGGCGGGGAGATGCCATTCCTGGTTGGTTGCCAATAATGCTTGGTGTTATTACTGCTGTAGGCCCTGTTTCGACGGACGTTTACCTTCCTGCTCTTCCAGAAATGGAGCAGCAGCTGCATGCTCCTATTGGTTCTGGAAGTATGACGATGTCTGCTTGGGTTATTGGTTTAGCTATCGGGCAAATCAGTATCGGGCCTTTATCGGATCGATTTGGGCGTCGCTTACCACTTCTTATCGGGATGCTTGGTTATACCATAGGTGAAATTGGGTGTGCT
Protein-coding sequences here:
- a CDS encoding NUDIX domain-containing protein; protein product: MSIEEERKKAGFTTVSTRMAYSNPWTALREDVIIHPNGKKGLYGIVERGEFVVILPMHADGRITLIRQFRYPVGERLWELPMGMWETKPDADPIELALGELREETGLRAGEMIHVGTMYQGAGYSNQKGHVFLAKNLTRGENALEETEQDITTHDMSLAEFEALIEQGEMKCMVSLAAFGLIRSKGLI
- the dinB gene encoding DNA polymerase IV, producing MNCRRIVHIDMDAFYASVEQRDNPSFRGRPIAVGRGAARGVVAAASYEARQFGVRSAMPSTKAQRLCPKLIFTPPRFHVYRAVSEQIHEIFARYTPLIQPLSLDEAFLDVTDHLGAYGSATLIAESIREDIKQQTNLTASAGVSYNRFLAKLASDYNKPDGLFVIPPHMGPEFVLNLTVDQFHGIGPATAQRMRALGIQTGQDLKNTDFSLLKHHFGKAAQFYHDIAHGVDERPVTPHRERKSLGTEQTYLTDLKQDHDAINALHDLTKKLWLLSLEKNISARTITLKVKYTNFKQITRANTLLKPISSLTILTDTCQSLLQPLLPLQEGVRLLGVTLSNFIPTLAESDQQQSQMLLFPDLKSL
- a CDS encoding putative quinol monooxygenase yields the protein MSKSLYATMKALPEHRTKVQELLTKLAADVRAEPGCERFVVYTLENDQNLFHVEESYKDEAAFKAHMGTEHGKTFNQAIKTLVEGGASHVVFLNKVI
- a CDS encoding MFS transporter — its product is MEEKSQTSPNIIVLPVVLFNLIVYIIIGLLSGVLTVFVHNTLGFSATVAGCVFALQYVATASGRPSAGRLTDNIGPKPIVIVGLTVCAISSILVTLAGVFTYIPYLSLALLCISRPFLGWAESWTATSVTVWNIEKVGAKNTSVAISWNGICSYGGMALGAPIGVQLSRFHHPFDGLVSIGLCACILIFSALGILFGFSWLGYYQAIKPEKEANTSGNLISFPRALNLVKAYGGGLACGAIGFAAISSLLPLYYAYHHWNNVGNALSAFGAVFVIVRFLFSSQIEKRGGAFVALISLAVETIGLGILTFFPSSLAATIGAAFTGAGFSLLFPALGVLAVNSVGPRNRGAALSAYSICVDLAIASSGVILGKIVQLTQSYTIMFATTMAFSLGGVIISQFLTKKHPRP
- a CDS encoding TVP38/TMEM64 family protein, with amino-acid sequence MDKNYSSSIGEKIRDGLYNIIPWRALLSVVAMLMIVSALERLPVVHRTLENAPHWHENPHAYAWFMVFAVPYCAFGLPRQALCIAAGMAFGLWSGLSLCSLAYVLGALCAYGWARVCAPKRFRKKILDRLNKSYSWLARILHQKPFRAVLTLRLMPIGSALLVSTAAGLFELPILSFGVATFLGGIPQNLVFSLIGSGVRIGHIAQLGLAGSLFIISGILGAVLLRRAEA